Below is a window of Planctomycetes bacterium MalM25 DNA.
CGACCGGGCCGATGATCGCCGACGTGGTCCGCGCGGCGATCTCCGCGGCGGGACGCACGCCGCTCGACGCGGGCGTCGCCGCGACGCCGACCGCCGGCGTGCTCGTTCGCCAGCACGGCTGCGTCGGCGGGGTGCAGATCTCCGCGAGCCACAACCCGGCCGAATACAACGGCCTCAAGCTCTTCGGCGACGACGGGCGGATCATCCCCGGCCCGCGCGGCGAGGAGGTCAAGCGGCGTTACTTGGAGGGCGAGATCGACTGGGCCCCGCACGGCGGCGTCGCCCTCGCCGAGCGGCTCGACGACTCGACCAGCGAGCACTTGCGCCTCGTTATGGCGATCGTTGATGTCGAAGCGATCCGCGCGAAGCGGTTCAAGGTGATGCTCGAATCGAACCACGGCTCGGGCGCCGTGCTGGGGCGTCGGGTGCTCGAGGAGCTCGGCTGCGAGGTGACCGTCATCGGCGAGGAACCGACCGGCCACTTCATCCACCCGCCCGAACCGACCGAAGCGAACCTCGCCGAGTCCGCGGCGCAGGCCGCGCCCGGCGGTTACGACGCCGTCTTCTGCCAGGACCCCGACGCCGACCGGCTGGCGATCATCGACGGCGCGGGGCGTTACCTGGGCGAGGAGCTGACGCTCGCGCTGTGCATTGATCATCAGTTGCGCCAGTCGCCCGGGCCGATCGTCTCCAACTGCTCGTCGAGTCGCGTCACGCAGGACCTGGCGGAGCAGTACGGCGTGCCGTTCCACCGCTCGGCGGTGGGCGAGGCGAACGTCGTCGACGCGATGCTCGCCTCGGGCGCGGTGCTCGGCGGCGAGGGCGCCGGCGGGGTGATCCACCCGGGCGTGGTCCTGGTGCGCGACAGCTACGTCGGCATGGCGATGGTGCTCGACGCGATGGCGTCGCGCAGCGAGTCGCTCGCCGCGTTGGCCGACGAGTTGCCGCAGTACGCGATCCACAAGACGAAGGTCACCCTCGCACCCGAGCGCCTCGCGGAGACGCTCGACCGCCTCGAAAGCCACTTCGCCACCGCGACGATCAACCGCATGGACGGCCTGCGGCTCGACTGGGCGGACGAGCGGAAGTGGCTGTTGGTCCGCGCGAGCAACACCGAGCCGATCGTCCGCCTCATCGCCGAGTCGCCCGTGGCGGCCGACGCGGTGGCGGTCTGTGAGGAAGCGGCCCGGGTGATCGGTTGAAGCTTCTCGGAGAGCATCTGATGAACGTGATGAAGTTGGCCGTCCTGGTTGTCGCTACGGCCGTGAGCCTTCCGGCTGCGGCTGAGAACGCTTTCGATTGGCCCGAGCAAGTCGATTGGTCTCCTGTCTATGTTGGGATCGAAGAGGCGGCGGTCACGCTCACGCGGCCCCGGCCGCTGCGCGTTCACGCGATGCGTGTCGATCTATCGGCCGACGGGGTGCGGGTCGTTACTGACGACGACAACGGCGACCGCCCCGAAGAGACCGACGGGCTGAAGACCAGCACCTTCCTCACGCGCAAGGGATGCCAAGTCGCCATCAACGGCGCGCCGTTCTGGCCCGGGCAGAAGGAAGAAGACCAGCCGCAGAACGTGGTCGGTCTGGTCGTTCACGAGGGCGAGCTCGTCTCGCCGCTCGACGCGGACAAGCCGCGTGCGGCGCTCGTCTTCCGGGGCGGGGCCGCTGCGGTGGAGCGGGCGCCGATCGAGCTGGCCGGCATTAAAACCGCGGTCGGCGGATTCGGCGTGGTGCTCGAAGAGGGCCAGATCGTCCGGCCTCGCACCGAGACTGACAGCCTGATCGACAACCGGCACCCGCGGACGGGCGTCGGCGTTGCGAACGGCGGTAGGACGCTCATCCTGGTCGTCGTCGATGGCCGCCAGGAGGGGGACAGCGAGGGAGTCAGCCTTCCCGAACTGGGCGAGGCCCTCCGGCGATTGGGCGCGCAAGAGGGGCTCAATCTCGACGGCGGCGGCACCTCGGCGATGGCGGCGGACTCGGGTCACGGGGCGTTCAGGCTGGTTAATCGGCCGATCGACGGCGGGCAGCCCGGCCAAGAGCGGGTCTCCGCCAGCCACCTGGGTGTCTACGCAAAGCCCCTGCCTTAGCAGCGCTGCCAGGTTGACCTATCGCTGACAGATTCGCGCCCCGAGCGCAAAGTCAGGCTTCTGCCGAGCTTGCGGATCTTGGCAATGGCGACG
It encodes the following:
- the glmM gene encoding Phosphoglucosamine mutase, whose translation is MKQPIISVSGLRGVIGETLTPEITARYVGAFASALPEGRVLITRDGRATGPMIADVVRAAISAAGRTPLDAGVAATPTAGVLVRQHGCVGGVQISASHNPAEYNGLKLFGDDGRIIPGPRGEEVKRRYLEGEIDWAPHGGVALAERLDDSTSEHLRLVMAIVDVEAIRAKRFKVMLESNHGSGAVLGRRVLEELGCEVTVIGEEPTGHFIHPPEPTEANLAESAAQAAPGGYDAVFCQDPDADRLAIIDGAGRYLGEELTLALCIDHQLRQSPGPIVSNCSSSRVTQDLAEQYGVPFHRSAVGEANVVDAMLASGAVLGGEGAGGVIHPGVVLVRDSYVGMAMVLDAMASRSESLAALADELPQYAIHKTKVTLAPERLAETLDRLESHFATATINRMDGLRLDWADERKWLLVRASNTEPIVRLIAESPVAADAVAVCEEAARVIG